In Salinisphaera sp. LB1, one genomic interval encodes:
- a CDS encoding DHA2 family efflux MFS transporter permease subunit yields MTQVEAMFERYGPKYRLYVTVTVLLGLVALGMSITIVNVATPYIKGAFGMSASQVQWLSTGFLAATTVTLLISPWLMAAFGQRKTYVGLLLVFIAASFMGGWATGMSMIIAARVIQGAMTGVIRPVALEALFAVYPPEKRGLATAIYGMSLGLPLTLASVVGGYLVDHFNWRYVFFVVLPVCGAAILMGLIFLPDREESGRKPKLDWIGATVLFIAIFTALAAIANGQRWGWGDAAIHWLEAIAIVGTGFFVWWEPRQERPILDLDIFKTREFLAGSIVLFLFGGAFYGVMYLLPQFMDAILSYSPITSGELFVPSTFVLAVLVPLVGRFSDRIPTHWITVPALTITAFATWRFAQSDWDTSYFYLSLSMALVATGMATVPPPTLSRSIGSLPPRLIGYGSGAINFALQLGGAFGTVALVAMIDRRTALHSAQLTHQGLTPGNPMAMEAMRQYGEIAHRTGTSDVYRQAAASDMLSRVDATWATIYAYQDCFLMVAAALAAVIVPSYLLSRWGQQRAAARAE; encoded by the coding sequence ATGACCCAGGTCGAGGCCATGTTCGAGCGCTACGGGCCCAAATACCGCTTGTACGTCACCGTCACGGTGCTGCTCGGCCTGGTTGCGCTCGGCATGTCGATCACGATCGTCAATGTCGCCACGCCCTATATCAAGGGCGCGTTCGGCATGAGCGCGTCGCAGGTGCAGTGGTTGTCGACCGGATTTCTGGCGGCGACCACGGTCACACTGCTGATCTCGCCTTGGCTGATGGCCGCCTTCGGCCAGCGCAAGACCTATGTTGGCCTGCTGCTGGTATTCATTGCCGCCTCGTTCATGGGCGGCTGGGCCACCGGCATGAGCATGATCATCGCCGCGCGCGTGATTCAGGGCGCGATGACCGGTGTGATCCGGCCGGTGGCGCTGGAGGCCCTGTTCGCGGTCTACCCGCCGGAAAAACGCGGGCTGGCCACGGCCATCTACGGCATGAGCCTGGGCCTGCCGCTGACACTGGCCAGCGTGGTGGGCGGCTATCTGGTCGATCATTTCAACTGGCGCTATGTGTTCTTCGTCGTGTTGCCAGTGTGCGGGGCCGCGATCCTCATGGGCCTGATCTTCCTGCCCGATCGCGAAGAGAGTGGACGCAAACCCAAGCTGGACTGGATCGGCGCCACGGTGCTGTTCATCGCCATCTTCACCGCGCTGGCCGCCATCGCCAACGGCCAGCGCTGGGGCTGGGGCGACGCCGCCATCCATTGGCTGGAGGCGATCGCGATCGTCGGCACGGGGTTCTTCGTGTGGTGGGAGCCGCGCCAGGAACGCCCGATTCTCGATCTGGATATCTTCAAGACACGCGAATTTCTGGCCGGTTCGATCGTACTGTTCCTGTTCGGCGGCGCCTTCTATGGCGTGATGTATCTGCTGCCACAATTCATGGACGCGATTCTGAGCTACAGCCCGATCACCTCGGGCGAGCTGTTCGTGCCCTCGACTTTCGTGCTGGCCGTGCTGGTGCCGCTGGTGGGGCGGTTCAGCGACCGGATCCCGACACACTGGATCACCGTGCCCGCGCTCACTATCACCGCCTTCGCCACCTGGCGCTTCGCCCAGTCCGACTGGGACACCTCGTATTTCTATCTGAGCCTATCGATGGCGCTGGTCGCCACCGGCATGGCCACCGTGCCGCCGCCGACGCTGTCGCGCTCGATCGGCTCGCTACCGCCGCGGCTGATCGGCTACGGCTCCGGTGCCATCAATTTCGCGCTGCAACTCGGCGGCGCTTTCGGCACCGTCGCCCTGGTGGCGATGATCGACCGCCGCACCGCCTTGCACAGCGCCCAGCTGACCCATCAGGGCCTCACACCGGGCAACCCGATGGCCATGGAAGCCATGCGCCAGTACGGCGAAATCGCCCATCGCACCGGCACATCGGACGTCTATCGCCAGGCCGCCGCCAGCGACATGCTCTCCCGGGTGGATGCCACCTGGGCGACCATCTATGCCTATCAGGATTGTTTTCTAATGGTCGCCGCCGCGCTGGCCGCGGTGATCGTACCGTCCTATCTGCTATCCCGTTGGGGGCAGCAGCGGGCCGCCGCCCGGGCCGAATAA
- a CDS encoding ABC transporter permease — MNRIDWTGRAPVLILISAITLIGVTIGAPGIWSLDNLFAMGVLAVEIGLIALGQTFVINAGGIDLSVGAIFALAQVTMGLAMVGGVPWPLAVALGLGVGLVCGLVNGVATVWLRMPAIIVTLATMFAFNGVALVITGGIDVSGFPDGFYVLGQGTIATIPLQIIAIYLPILVVLAIVQWRTRFGRLVHLTGTNALAARLTGIRIGRVQIATFVIAGVLAAMSGAISASRLTTARPDAGAVDNLVSIAIVVLGGSSIFGGKGSVLGTALATLVIALVDYGLSFNNLNAVYQSGLIGLILIAAVLMQNLMLRIQQRRAATH, encoded by the coding sequence ATGAATCGCATCGACTGGACCGGCCGGGCGCCGGTACTCATCCTCATCAGCGCCATCACGCTTATCGGCGTGACCATTGGCGCGCCCGGCATCTGGAGCTTGGACAACCTGTTCGCCATGGGCGTACTGGCGGTCGAGATCGGCCTGATCGCGCTCGGCCAGACGTTCGTGATCAATGCCGGCGGCATCGATCTGTCGGTCGGCGCGATCTTCGCCCTGGCCCAGGTGACGATGGGGCTGGCCATGGTGGGCGGCGTGCCCTGGCCTCTCGCGGTCGCGCTCGGGCTGGGCGTCGGGCTCGTCTGCGGCCTGGTCAACGGCGTCGCCACGGTGTGGCTGCGCATGCCGGCCATTATCGTCACACTGGCCACCATGTTCGCGTTCAACGGGGTGGCGCTGGTCATCACGGGCGGCATCGATGTCAGCGGCTTCCCGGACGGGTTCTACGTACTCGGCCAGGGCACCATCGCAACCATTCCGTTGCAGATCATCGCCATCTATCTGCCGATATTGGTCGTGCTGGCGATCGTGCAATGGCGTACGCGCTTCGGCCGGCTGGTGCATCTCACCGGCACCAACGCACTCGCCGCACGGCTCACTGGGATCCGCATCGGCCGCGTCCAGATCGCAACGTTCGTGATCGCTGGCGTCCTGGCCGCGATGTCCGGGGCGATCAGTGCGTCGCGCCTGACCACGGCGCGTCCCGATGCCGGCGCGGTGGACAATCTCGTCAGCATCGCCATCGTGGTGCTCGGTGGCTCGTCGATTTTTGGCGGCAAGGGCTCGGTACTCGGCACCGCGCTCGCCACGCTCGTGATCGCGCTGGTCGACTACGGACTCAGTTTCAACAACCTCAACGCGGTCTATCAATCCGGTCTGATCGGCCTGATCCTGATCGCCGCCGTGTTGATGCAGAACCTCATGCTGCGTATCCAGCAGCGCCGGGCGGCCACCCACTGA
- a CDS encoding HlyD family secretion protein — MADSKDNQSVRENPRFGALRKRQLKLVAIIIAAVVIVVWLGFWLYHRVTHVSENDAHVASHEITASSRLAGRVTGFDLIEGDKLAQGDKIAQLYSTPDKLELDQINAQIANIQAQLRLANQQIAGGVKSAKAMLAADTAAMHAAKSRMEKAHDNYVRAENLYKAHGGTQKQRDIYRYDYHSAQADYKKAQSQVQQDQVAVANARTGLLAGGRITNPNVLQTQLKQAKAKRAHEQNKIDDLTVTSPIHGIVDKTFIEQNEYVSAGQPILMMHDPGDVWIEANIKETEISDLAVGQPVDISVDARPNTTYKGHVQVIGGAATNQFALLPNPNPSGNFTKITQRIPVRIAIDQGPKPKLAPGMMVEVDIDITGNGTTNQRAQQKPIPTRAEQIPSDKANAQQPSH, encoded by the coding sequence ATGGCCGACTCCAAAGACAATCAGTCCGTTCGCGAGAACCCCAGATTCGGGGCACTGCGCAAGCGCCAGCTCAAGCTCGTCGCCATCATCATCGCCGCGGTGGTGATCGTGGTCTGGCTGGGCTTCTGGCTGTACCACCGCGTCACACACGTCAGCGAAAACGATGCGCACGTGGCCTCGCACGAGATTACGGCCTCCTCGCGGCTGGCCGGCCGGGTGACCGGCTTCGACCTGATCGAGGGCGACAAACTGGCCCAGGGCGACAAGATCGCGCAACTCTACAGCACGCCGGATAAACTGGAACTCGACCAGATCAATGCCCAGATCGCCAATATCCAGGCGCAACTGCGGCTGGCCAACCAGCAGATCGCCGGCGGCGTGAAATCGGCCAAGGCCATGCTGGCCGCGGACACGGCGGCCATGCATGCCGCGAAGTCGCGCATGGAGAAGGCCCACGACAACTACGTGCGCGCCGAGAATCTGTACAAGGCCCACGGCGGCACGCAGAAACAGCGTGATATCTATCGTTACGACTATCATTCCGCCCAGGCCGACTACAAGAAAGCCCAGAGCCAGGTGCAGCAGGATCAGGTGGCGGTAGCCAACGCCCGCACCGGCCTGCTCGCCGGCGGCCGGATCACCAACCCCAACGTGCTGCAGACCCAGCTCAAACAGGCCAAGGCCAAGCGCGCGCACGAGCAGAACAAGATCGACGACCTGACCGTGACGAGCCCGATTCACGGCATCGTCGACAAGACTTTCATCGAGCAGAACGAATACGTCTCGGCCGGCCAGCCGATTTTGATGATGCACGATCCCGGCGATGTCTGGATTGAGGCCAACATCAAGGAAACCGAGATCAGCGACCTGGCGGTCGGCCAGCCGGTCGACATCTCGGTCGATGCCCGGCCGAACACCACCTACAAGGGCCACGTGCAGGTCATCGGCGGCGCCGCAACCAACCAGTTCGCCCTGCTGCCCAACCCCAATCCATCCGGCAACTTCACCAAGATCACCCAGCGCATCCCCGTGCGCATTGCAATCGACCAGGGGCCGAAACCGAAGCTGGCGCCCGGCATGATGGTGGAAGTGGACATCGACATTACCGGCAACGGCACCACGAACCAGCGTGCCCAGCAGAAGCCGATCCCGACCCGCGCCGAACAAATTCCGTCGGACAAGGCCAACGCACAGCAACCGAGCCACTGA
- a CDS encoding rhamnulokinase family protein — MSHAACSQTGSGRPGPVHCLAFDFGAGSGRAMLGRLDTHGLALEEIHRFDTATVIDDGQLCWDPEALYGGLETGLRAAQSLGPVHAIGIDAWGVDFGLVDADGRLLGPPLHHRNGHGSRGVVRGVLSLDDMHRRTGAQKLELNTVFQLIDLHARRPERIAAADRLLLMADLFSAHLTGRQTNEYTLATTTGLFDTVRGEWAYALIDELGLPRRLFRPVVVPGELCGVLRPALRAAGGAATPVVAVGAHDTASAVAGLDLAADEAFLILGSWSLLGVETGAPTRDARTLAHGFGNEGGVCGTHRLITNINGLYLIQMLRQAWRVRHDERPEFSEITAAARAARSLGLPASMRIDPTDRRFFSPDDIMMAIDDFLDAGGHSRPAGLGEYALAIYRGLADQIAGGVATLEQEFGRRIGAIHVCGGGSQDALLCECIVEAAGKPIRHGAVEASAYGNVLMQLVGLGAVDDLRAARALLGGSSRREQA; from the coding sequence ATGTCGCACGCCGCGTGTTCGCAGACCGGGTCCGGGCGGCCCGGCCCCGTTCATTGCCTGGCCTTCGATTTCGGGGCCGGCAGTGGCCGCGCCATGCTCGGCCGGCTGGATACGCACGGGCTGGCGCTCGAGGAAATCCATCGTTTCGATACCGCCACCGTCATCGACGATGGTCAACTCTGCTGGGATCCGGAAGCGCTTTACGGCGGACTGGAAACCGGCTTGCGCGCCGCGCAGTCGCTCGGCCCGGTCCATGCCATCGGCATCGATGCCTGGGGCGTGGATTTCGGCCTGGTCGACGCCGACGGCCGTCTGCTGGGGCCGCCGTTGCATCATCGCAATGGCCACGGCAGCCGCGGGGTCGTGCGCGGTGTGTTGTCGCTGGACGACATGCATCGCCGAACCGGCGCCCAGAAGCTGGAACTGAATACGGTTTTTCAGCTTATCGATTTGCACGCCCGCCGGCCCGAGCGCATCGCCGCGGCCGACCGCCTGTTGCTGATGGCCGATTTGTTCTCGGCGCATCTGACCGGCCGGCAAACCAACGAATACACCCTCGCGACCACGACTGGCCTGTTCGATACGGTCCGCGGCGAATGGGCGTATGCGTTGATCGACGAACTCGGGCTGCCGCGACGGCTGTTCCGGCCGGTCGTCGTCCCCGGCGAGCTCTGCGGTGTACTGCGCCCGGCGCTGCGAGCGGCCGGCGGCGCGGCCACGCCGGTGGTGGCCGTCGGCGCTCACGATACCGCCAGCGCGGTGGCCGGGCTGGATCTCGCGGCGGATGAGGCGTTTCTCATCCTGGGTTCGTGGTCGCTGCTGGGGGTGGAGACCGGCGCGCCGACCCGCGATGCCCGTACGCTTGCCCATGGTTTCGGCAACGAAGGCGGGGTCTGCGGCACCCATCGCCTGATCACCAACATCAATGGGCTGTATCTGATTCAGATGCTGCGCCAGGCCTGGCGTGTCCGGCACGATGAGCGCCCGGAGTTCTCCGAGATCACGGCGGCGGCGCGCGCCGCGCGATCCCTCGGTTTACCCGCGTCCATGCGTATTGACCCAACTGATCGCCGTTTTTTCTCGCCCGACGACATCATGATGGCGATCGACGATTTCCTGGACGCCGGAGGGCACAGCCGACCGGCCGGACTCGGTGAATACGCGCTCGCTATCTATCGCGGGCTCGCCGACCAGATCGCGGGCGGCGTCGCCACGCTGGAACAGGAATTCGGGCGCCGGATCGGTGCGATCCATGTCTGCGGCGGCGGCAGCCAGGATGCGCTGTTGTGCGAATGTATCGTCGAGGCCGCCGGCAAACCGATACGCCACGGCGCGGTGGAGGCCTCGGCCTATGGCAACGTGCTGATGCAACTCGTCGGACTAGGCGCGGTGGACGATTTGCGCGCCGCGCGCGCCCTGCTCGGCGGGTCGTCGCGACGCGAGCAGGCCTGA
- a CDS encoding sugar ABC transporter ATP-binding protein, with translation MASFELRGVGKRFGGVRALDNIDIRFESNRVHALLGENGAGKSTLIKILTGAIAPTTGEIRVDEATVAIDSPRHAQELGIAAVYQEPTVYPHMTVLENLFMGQELRGTAGMLDKRAMTAAASPLLERLRLQPSILSRRMSSLSIGYQQLVLITQALLRNTRLLIFDEPTSILSREETARLFQIIGELRAAGTAIVYITHRMEEVHQIADEVTVLTNGQRRGTYAIDDISTQQMLSLMTGGQGGARERDRAGADDARDHPPMLEVEHLSVNGYCDDISWQLPAGCVTGLYGLVGSGRSEAALAIYGHLRPSAGRVKLDGDTIRPRHPAEAIKLGLGYLPEDRQFQGVFLDKSLEQNLTSNALGGFSNALDLLDLAGMRRFTTDLMNRYNIKAPDADTPIGALSGGNQQKGLFSRWANLPLKALILDEPTRGIDIGAKEEIHRFVRHLADRGMAVGVISSDLDEVLAVADRIIVMREGHIAETFEHGPFTAETVLAAAIGSATGAKRPQAETTEETH, from the coding sequence ATGGCGAGCTTCGAACTGCGTGGCGTGGGCAAACGCTTCGGCGGCGTGCGCGCGCTGGACAACATCGATATCCGCTTCGAGTCGAACCGCGTGCATGCGCTGCTCGGCGAGAACGGCGCCGGCAAGTCCACGCTGATCAAGATCCTGACCGGCGCGATCGCGCCCACCACCGGCGAGATCCGCGTTGACGAAGCGACCGTCGCAATCGACTCGCCGCGCCACGCCCAGGAACTCGGCATTGCCGCCGTGTATCAGGAGCCTACCGTCTATCCACATATGACGGTTCTGGAAAACCTGTTCATGGGCCAGGAGCTGCGCGGCACGGCGGGCATGCTCGACAAGCGCGCGATGACCGCTGCCGCCAGCCCGTTGCTGGAACGCCTGCGCCTGCAGCCCTCGATTCTCTCGCGGCGCATGTCGAGCCTGTCGATTGGCTATCAACAACTGGTGCTGATCACCCAGGCACTGCTACGCAATACGCGCCTGCTGATCTTCGACGAGCCGACCTCGATCCTGTCGCGCGAGGAAACCGCGCGCCTGTTCCAGATCATCGGCGAACTGCGCGCGGCCGGTACGGCAATCGTCTACATCACCCACCGCATGGAAGAAGTGCACCAGATCGCCGACGAAGTAACCGTGCTCACCAACGGCCAACGCCGCGGCACCTATGCCATCGACGATATCTCCACCCAGCAGATGCTGTCGCTGATGACCGGCGGACAGGGCGGCGCCCGGGAACGCGATCGAGCCGGCGCCGACGACGCGCGCGACCACCCGCCGATGCTCGAAGTCGAGCATCTGAGCGTGAACGGCTACTGCGACGACATCAGCTGGCAGCTGCCAGCCGGTTGTGTCACCGGCCTGTACGGGCTGGTCGGTTCGGGCCGATCCGAAGCCGCGCTGGCGATCTACGGCCATCTGCGGCCCAGCGCGGGCAGGGTAAAGCTGGACGGCGACACCATCCGGCCGCGCCACCCGGCCGAGGCGATCAAGCTGGGGCTGGGCTATCTGCCGGAAGATCGCCAATTCCAGGGCGTGTTTCTCGACAAATCGCTGGAACAGAATCTCACGTCGAACGCGCTCGGCGGCTTCTCGAACGCCCTCGATCTGCTCGACCTGGCCGGCATGCGCCGCTTCACCACCGACCTGATGAATCGCTACAACATCAAGGCCCCCGATGCGGACACCCCGATCGGCGCGTTGTCGGGCGGCAACCAGCAGAAGGGGCTGTTCTCGCGCTGGGCCAACCTGCCGCTGAAAGCCCTGATTCTCGACGAGCCGACCCGCGGCATCGATATCGGCGCCAAGGAAGAGATCCATCGTTTCGTGCGTCATCTGGCCGATCGCGGTATGGCGGTGGGCGTGATCTCCTCCGATCTGGACGAAGTGCTGGCGGTGGCCGATCGCATCATCGTCATGCGCGAAGGGCATATCGCCGAAACTTTCGAGCACGGCCCGTTCACCGCCGAGACCGTACTCGCCGCCGCCATTGGTTCGGCGACCGGCGCCAAGCGCCCGCAAGCCGAGACCACCGAGGAGACGCACTGA
- a CDS encoding DeoR/GlpR family DNA-binding transcription regulator: protein MLPAERKQKTLDVLRADGKVGVADLAARFRVTRETIRRDLEKLEAEGVLERTHGGAVAIVERSQDLPYLTREAVNRAAKQRIAHKAAPLIADGDAVMLDSSSTVCEMLGALAGRRDLQLISNSLRLAAAGVESDHALITVGGELRKKSLAFVGGLAEESLARFNVHWALIGCKALHAEAGVLESNLDEAQIKRVMMAHARRTALLVDHSKFDRDALVQICALPEIDVVVTDQVPGPIWIERLAALGVRLIY, encoded by the coding sequence ATGCTGCCCGCGGAACGAAAACAGAAAACCCTCGATGTGTTGCGGGCCGACGGCAAGGTCGGTGTGGCCGATCTGGCGGCGCGCTTTCGGGTCACCCGTGAAACGATACGCCGGGATCTGGAAAAGCTCGAGGCCGAAGGCGTGCTCGAGCGCACCCACGGGGGCGCGGTCGCCATCGTCGAGCGCAGTCAGGATTTGCCCTATCTCACCCGCGAGGCGGTCAATCGCGCGGCCAAGCAGCGCATCGCGCACAAGGCGGCGCCGCTCATTGCCGATGGCGATGCCGTCATGCTCGATTCCAGTTCCACCGTCTGCGAGATGCTGGGCGCGCTTGCCGGACGGCGCGATCTGCAATTGATCAGCAATTCCCTGCGCCTGGCCGCGGCGGGGGTAGAGAGCGACCATGCGTTGATCACGGTGGGTGGCGAGCTGCGCAAGAAGTCGTTGGCGTTCGTGGGTGGGCTGGCCGAGGAATCGCTGGCCCGTTTCAACGTGCATTGGGCGCTGATCGGTTGCAAGGCGCTGCACGCCGAAGCCGGCGTGCTCGAATCCAATCTCGATGAAGCCCAGATCAAGCGGGTCATGATGGCGCATGCCCGGCGAACCGCATTATTGGTCGATCACAGCAAGTTCGATCGCGATGCACTGGTCCAGATCTGTGCGTTGCCCGAAATCGACGTGGTGGTGACCGATCAAGTGCCGGGCCCGATCTGGATCGAACGCCTGGCAGCGCTGGGGGTGCGGCTGATCTATTAG
- a CDS encoding autoinducer 2 ABC transporter substrate-binding protein yields the protein MSRLTSCKRWAVLGGTALALTLSAPVWAKQYTVAFVPKLVGIPYFAAMKKGMDKAGKRFDMKIVYQGPSSADVAQQVNIVSSLINQGVDAIGVAANSPTAFGPMVKKARKKHIVFYSTDSQVAAQGNQLRVSQVNDKALGYKVIDVLAEQLKAQNGQAKGKIAFVSGGSTATNLNTWIKFMKERLKDKYPNIKLVDVQYGGEDVTKATNITNQLISAYPDLDGIVGINTTAVPGAAQAVLTSGKKGQIVVTGISDPNTIRPYVMNGTVKKVVLWNPVDLGYLTGWGVKQLLAGKSFKPVNDVPGLDHKIKYNPQTKTLLLGPPMVIDKSNIQLDF from the coding sequence ATGTCGCGTCTCACATCCTGCAAGCGTTGGGCCGTGCTGGGCGGCACGGCCCTCGCATTGACGCTTAGTGCCCCGGTCTGGGCCAAGCAATACACCGTCGCCTTCGTACCCAAGCTGGTCGGCATCCCCTACTTCGCGGCCATGAAGAAGGGCATGGACAAGGCGGGCAAACGGTTCGACATGAAGATCGTCTACCAGGGCCCGAGCTCGGCGGACGTGGCCCAGCAGGTCAATATCGTGTCCAGCCTGATCAATCAGGGCGTGGATGCAATCGGCGTCGCCGCCAACAGCCCCACCGCCTTCGGCCCGATGGTCAAAAAGGCCCGCAAGAAGCACATCGTGTTCTATTCGACCGACTCGCAGGTCGCCGCCCAGGGCAATCAGCTGCGCGTATCCCAGGTCAACGACAAGGCGCTCGGTTACAAGGTGATCGACGTTCTGGCCGAGCAACTCAAGGCGCAGAACGGCCAGGCCAAGGGCAAGATCGCGTTCGTCTCGGGCGGCTCAACCGCGACCAACCTGAACACCTGGATCAAGTTCATGAAGGAGCGGCTGAAGGACAAGTACCCGAACATCAAGCTGGTGGACGTGCAGTACGGCGGCGAGGACGTGACCAAGGCCACCAACATCACCAACCAGCTGATTTCGGCCTACCCGGATCTCGACGGCATCGTCGGCATCAACACCACGGCCGTGCCGGGCGCGGCCCAGGCGGTGCTGACCTCCGGCAAGAAAGGTCAGATCGTGGTCACCGGCATCTCCGATCCGAACACGATCCGGCCGTACGTGATGAATGGCACGGTCAAGAAAGTGGTGCTGTGGAACCCGGTCGATCTCGGTTACCTGACCGGCTGGGGCGTCAAGCAGCTCCTCGCCGGCAAGTCGTTCAAGCCGGTCAACGACGTGCCGGGCCTCGACCACAAGATCAAGTACAACCCGCAGACCAAGACGCTGCTGCTCGGCCCGCCGATGGTGATCGACAAGTCCAACATCCAGCTGGATTTCTGA
- a CDS encoding SDR family oxidoreductase yields MTEKHILIQGGGRGLGLALVGRVLTDHTTVVTATARDPESSADLVALRDSYGDRLALQPLDITDESSIEAARVAAAQRHPRLDLMITCAGLLHDEARGIRPEKKLSELDPNHLATSFTVNAIGPALMIKHFHDLMTHGDRAVIASISARIGSISDNGTGGWYGYRASKAAQNQFTRTAAIELARRSKNLICVGLHPGTVDTGLSKPFQKRLPEGQLQRPDQAAKHLLGVIAGLTPDDTGLLFDWAGQPIAP; encoded by the coding sequence ATGACCGAAAAACATATTCTCATCCAGGGCGGCGGGCGCGGTCTTGGCCTGGCCCTGGTTGGACGCGTGCTCACCGATCACACGACCGTGGTCACCGCCACGGCCCGCGATCCCGAATCCAGCGCCGACCTGGTGGCTTTACGAGACAGCTACGGCGATCGGCTCGCGCTGCAGCCGCTCGACATCACCGATGAATCGAGCATCGAAGCTGCCCGTGTCGCGGCGGCCCAGCGCCACCCGCGCCTCGATCTGATGATCACCTGCGCCGGGCTGCTGCACGACGAAGCCCGCGGTATCCGGCCGGAAAAGAAATTATCGGAGCTGGACCCGAACCATCTCGCCACGAGCTTTACGGTCAATGCCATCGGCCCGGCGTTGATGATCAAGCATTTCCACGACCTCATGACGCACGGCGACCGCGCGGTCATCGCCAGCATCTCGGCCCGCATCGGCTCGATCTCCGATAACGGCACCGGCGGCTGGTACGGCTATCGCGCGTCCAAGGCCGCGCAGAACCAGTTCACCCGCACTGCCGCGATCGAACTGGCACGCCGTTCGAAAAACCTGATCTGCGTCGGTTTGCATCCGGGCACTGTGGACACCGGCCTGTCCAAGCCATTTCAGAAACGCCTACCCGAGGGGCAACTGCAACGCCCCGACCAGGCCGCGAAGCACCTGCTCGGCGTCATCGCCGGGCTCACGCCCGACGATACCGGCCTGCTATTCGACTGGGCCGGCCAACCCATCGCACCGTGA
- a CDS encoding ABC transporter permease: protein MAANAAGFRGLNWINISARELLLIVGVIVITAGIAIGSHGNFWAASNLTNLMITTAITLVPAVGMTVIILTGGIDVSVGSMLGLVAVAGGTAFEHGVGLAAATPVFLAAGAILGFVNGALITYGRVPPVIATLGTLSVYRAAAFIFLGNHWITMIPPTVTETMVLTQPLGIPVAVWISLLALVICMVFLARLPRGRHVFAIGNNENAARLNGIPVERIKLAAYTLTGVLVGIAALMSLGHSPMVQTTTGTGFELTVIAAVVLGGTELTGGRGSLFGTLLGAILVGLVDNGVVLLHIQPFWSGVVLGVIILVSVGSATMRRAAD from the coding sequence ATGGCCGCGAACGCCGCTGGTTTCCGCGGGTTGAACTGGATCAACATCTCGGCCCGCGAGCTACTGCTGATCGTCGGCGTGATCGTGATCACGGCCGGCATCGCCATCGGCTCGCATGGCAATTTCTGGGCCGCCTCGAACCTGACCAATCTGATGATCACCACCGCGATCACGCTGGTCCCCGCCGTCGGCATGACGGTGATCATCCTCACCGGCGGCATCGATGTATCGGTGGGCTCCATGCTGGGGCTGGTCGCGGTCGCCGGTGGCACGGCCTTCGAGCACGGCGTCGGCCTGGCTGCCGCCACGCCGGTCTTCCTCGCGGCCGGCGCCATCCTCGGCTTCGTCAACGGCGCGCTGATCACCTATGGCCGCGTGCCGCCGGTGATTGCCACACTGGGCACACTTAGCGTCTATCGCGCGGCCGCCTTCATCTTCCTCGGCAATCACTGGATCACCATGATCCCGCCGACGGTCACCGAAACCATGGTGCTAACCCAGCCGCTAGGGATTCCGGTGGCGGTCTGGATTTCGCTGCTCGCGCTGGTGATCTGCATGGTGTTTCTCGCGCGACTGCCGCGCGGCCGGCATGTGTTCGCGATCGGCAACAACGAAAACGCGGCCCGCCTCAACGGTATCCCGGTCGAACGCATCAAGCTGGCCGCCTATACGCTCACCGGCGTGCTGGTCGGTATCGCCGCGCTGATGAGCCTGGGCCACAGCCCGATGGTGCAGACCACCACCGGTACCGGCTTCGAACTGACCGTGATCGCGGCCGTGGTACTCGGCGGCACCGAGCTCACCGGCGGGCGCGGCTCGCTGTTCGGCACCCTGCTGGGCGCGATTCTCGTCGGGCTGGTCGACAACGGCGTAGTGCTGCTGCACATCCAGCCATTCTGGTCGGGCGTGGTGCTCGGCGTGATCATTCTCGTCTCGGTGGGCTCGGCCACCATGCGACGCGCGGCGGATTGA